TTGTCATCTTCATTAATTTTCTTTATTTATAGACCTTAATTATATTGTTCGGCTTTAGATTTTTTCACTTTTCCCATGACCATATCATACATGACCCCTGTTAGTATAAGGGTACACCCTAATATTTTTTTCATTGATATATTTCCAATTATAATATATTCCATTATATTCCCTGTAACTAACTGTCCTATCATTATAAATAATGTAACATAGACCGCCGTCATCCTGGGAATAGCATAGTTACATATAGATAATATCAATATTCCCAAAATACCTCCTGCAAACATCCAAATCTGTCCATCAGAAATTTTGCTCAATCCTTCTTTAAAATTGGTTATATTAAAAACAAAAAATATTCCCATGAGCAGAGTTCCTGTAAAAAAATTATAAAATATTCCATTTAGTTTTCCTACCTTACACGAAAGTATTGAGTTCATCATCATCTGAAATATAATTATACCGCCTACCAAAAATGCTATTAAATAGTACATCCTTCACCTCTTCCTATATTCAATCGATAATTTTTATACTACCAGATATATCCCTGCAAAAATAAATACAAATCCTATTATTTTATGTAACCCTATCTTATTTTTTTCCCGGTTAAATAATCCAAAATGATCTATCAATGCCGAAAAAAAAACCTGGCCTGTCAACCCTAAAGCTATGGTATTGGAAATACCTATATTTTTAAATGTGGCCACATTACAGGCAACTACACTTACCCCTAAAAAGCCTGTAAAATAAAAATAAAAAGGCAGCTCCTTAGAATATTTTATTTTTTCTCCTTTTAGCAGTATCCCTAGACAAATCACAATAAGTCCCGTAAAATGTATTAAAAAAACAGACATATTATTACCTACAAGATTAGCCAGGCTTCCATTTATCCCCAGCATAATTGCTATGAGCATCCCTGATCCAAGTATCATAATTCCTTCCATTATTATCTCCCCCCTGTAAAGAAGTATAACAGTTTTTCAACAACAAGCAAGCGGACAATTGTCCGCAAGGAGATCTCTATGAAAAAAATACATGATATAGAAAAATTAAAATTATACATTAAAAAAGTTAATATATCCCATATATTTAAGCCAAATGCTATAGACCATCTCGAACTTCATTTTTTTGAACAAGGGGAATCTATATATTTTGCTCAGGATAGATGTGAATATCTACACGTCCTAGTTTCTGGAAAAGCTAAAGTTTTTCTTTTAAATGACGAAGGCAATTTTATGCTCTTAGATATTTCTAAACCCTATGATTTCATTGGTGATGTTGAGTTTATCCAGGAAAAGAATATCTATCATAATGTAGAAGCTATTACAGAGTGTATCCTCATCGCTATCCCCATAATTAAAATCCATGAGATCACAATTTCAGATGAACTTTATCGTCTTTTAAGTAAAGATATCTGTGATAAATTAATTAAAACCTCAAAAAAATTTTCCCAGGTCATACTCTATCCTATAAAAAACAGATTGGTTACGTGTCTTGTTGAAATTAGCGACAAGGATAGAATAAATAACTTTAAAACTCAAGAGATTGCTGATTATCTGGGAGTTACCGCCCGTCATATAAGAAGGGTCATAGGTGAATTATACGCAGAAAAGATAATCGAAAAACAGGGACAATCTATATACATATCAAATAAAAAATTACTCCATAAATATATTATAAAGGATTAATTTTTTATATTGATACTTTCTTACCGTAATAAAAAAAGGTTCTAAGAATTTTCATCTTAGAACCTTTTTTGTTTTTATATAAATCCTTTATACTCTTTCATCACTAAATGAGCATTGATTTGTTGTACAGTGTCTAATGCGACTCCTACAACGATGATTATACCTGTTCCACCAAAGAATACAGGTAACCCTGCTGCTGTGAATATAAAGGCAGGTAATACTGCGATGGCAGCTAAAAATACAGCTCCCCCCCAAGTAATTCTAGTTATTACTTTTTCTAAGTATTCCACAGTCTCATTTCCAGGTCTGATTCCAGGGATTGTTCCTCCACCCTGCTTTAAGTTGTCCGCAATTTTTTCCGGATCAAACATCATAGCCGTGTAGAAGAATGAGAAAAATATTACTAATGCTGCATATAAAATTAAATATACAGGATGATTTCTTCCCAGCATCCTATTTAGCAGAGCATAGTATGGCATAGTTGATGGTAATGAATTTACCAGTAACGACGGTATCATCATTATTACAGATGCAAAGATTACCGGCATTACCCCTGCTGAGTTTAATTTTACAGGCAAGAAGCTACTGTTTGCAGCATTTCCTTTACCTTGGAATCCTCTCCCTACATAGTGAATAGGAATCCTTCTCTGTGCCAATTGGAATATTACTATTCCTGCTACAGTTAATAGAGCTGATGCTCCTACAGCTATTAAAACAGGTATCAAGAATTTATTCCCCTGCATTGTTTGTATCGTTTGAATAACTCCTGAAGGCATTCTGGCAATTACATTTAAGAAGATGATAAGTGAGATCCCGTTACCTATTCCCTTAATAGAAATTTGCTCCCCTACCCACATAAGGAATACAGTACCGGCTGTTACTGTAATTACAGTTGTCAGCACAAACATAAATCCAGGTGTCATAACAAGTCCCATAGATTGTAACCACATAGTCACACCAAAAGCTTGTATAAAACCGATTACTATTGTTAAATATCTAGTCCATTGAGTCATCTTACTTCTTCCAGATTCTCCTTCTTTTTGAATTTCATCTAATTTCGGTATAATAACTGCTAATAAACTCATTACAATTGAAGCATTGATATACGGCATAACTCCCAGTGCAAAAATAGACACCCTTTGGAAAGCTCCTCCTGAAAACATGTTTATAAACCCTAAAACACTGTTATTATTTACCATAGAAGCTAATCTGTCCAGGTCTACTCCTGGAACTGGAATTAATGTCCCTATCCTAGCTACTAAAAACATCAACAACGTATAAATTATTCTTTTTTTAAGTTCAGGCGTATTCATTACAGCCTCGAGCTTGGCATTAAATTGATCATATAACGACATCTGTCCACCCCTTGTTGCACAATATAATTGTGTGTAGTATATATATTTCCCTAAAAATACGGATACTATAAGTATAGCACATTTTTTTTCTTTTTAATATCTTCTAAATAATCTAATTATTATTAGTTACTGAACTTTTGCGATGGTACACGCCTTTAAAACCAAGAAGTTTGACCGCATCCGGCGGGCAAACAAATCTCTACTTTCTTTAAAATCAACAAAATATTAAATTTTATATAAAATTTTAAAAAAATTAAAGCATAACCTCAATATTTACAGAGCTTTAAATAGTGCGAAACATCAGTTAGTTGTATATTACAAAAGGTCTGCAAAATTGCAGACCCTTTGGTTAAGCTAATAAAACTTATTTAGTCTTGTTAGCGTGCTTGTCAGTGTTTCCAGCTACATCTTTAAAAGTCTTAACAGCGTGAACTGTAACAGTTCCACCATTAGCTTCTACAGCTGCTTGTGCTGATGCAGATACTTTGTTAACAATAACTGATACGTTCTTGTCTAAAGTTCCGCTTCCTAATAACTTGATTCCAGATTTAACATTTTTGATTAATCCAGCTTCAACTAACATGATTGGAGAAACTTCAGTTCCTGCCTCAAATAAGTTTAAGATATCTAAATCAATGATTGCGAAATCTTTCTTGAATCTAAAGTTTGAGAATCCTCTCTTAGGAACTCTTCTGATTAAAGGCATTTGTCCACCTTCGAATCCAGCTCTTAAGCTTGATCCAGAACCAGATCTTGATTTTTGTCCGTTGTGTCCTTTTCCAGATGTTTTACCAGTACCAGAAGACATACCTCTTCCAACTCTTTTTCTATCTTTTCTAGGAACAGAAGGTTGTAATTCATTTAATTTCATTATTTTACCTCCTCAACGTTAAGCATATATCCAATTTGGTGTAATTTACCTTTGATATCTGCTGTATCGTTGTGTTCTACTACATCATCTATTTTTTTTAAACCTAAAGATTGTAATGTAGCAATGTGTCTTGGTTTTCTTCCAATCGGACTCTTAACAAGTCTAACTAATAATTTTGCCATGTCTTTGCTACCTCCTTAGTTTAATATTTCCTTAACTTCTTTTCCTCTTAATTTTGCAACTGATTCAGCTGATCTAAGAGCTTTTAATCCTTCGATAGTAGCTCTTGCAACGTTTATCTTGTTCTTAGATCCTCTGATCTTCGTTAAGATATCTGTAACTCCAACTAATTCTAAGATTTCTCTTGCTGATGATCCAGCAATTACTCCAGTACCTTCAGATGCAGGCTTCATCCACACCTTAGTACTTAAGAACACACCATCTTGTTGGTGAGGAATAGTAGCACCTCTTAAAGAGATAGTTACCATGTTCTTTTGAGCAGTAGCTATAGCTTTTTTGATAGCATCAGGAACACCGTTGGCTTTTCCTAATCCTAAACCTACTCTACCTTTTTCATCACCTATTGCTGCTAAAACTGAGAAAGATATTGATCTTCCACCTTTTGTAGTTTTAGAAACTCTAGAGATTTTTAATATTTTTTCTTTAAATTCTTTTTCTTCTCTTTTAAACTTAGACAAAATATATCCTCCTCTCTACTAGAATTTTAATCCAGCTTCTCTAGCAGCATCAGCTAATGCAGCAACTCTACCAGTGTATACATAACCACTTCTATCGAATACTACAGTTTCTAATCCTTTTGCTACAGCTAGCTCAGCAATTTTCTTACCTACTAACTTTGCTGCTTCTATGTTTCCACCGTGCTTAACTTCAGCTTTTACATCTTTAGATATAGTTGAAGTTGCAACTAATGTTACTCCATTTACATCGTCAATTAATTGAGCGAATATGTTATTGTTTGATCTAAAAACATTTAATCTTGGTCTTTCAACAGTACCAGAGATCTTGTTTCTAATAGACAATTGTTTTCTTCTTCTTAAAGCTTTTCTATTAACTTTTTTAAACAACTGACTTACCTCCTTTTAGTTAAGGTAAATTACGCTTTCTTACCTTCTTTTCTTCTTACAACTTCATCCGAGTACTTAACTCCTTTTCCTTTATAAGGTTCAGGCTTTCTGTTTGCTCTGATTTCTGCTGCTACTTGTCCAACTACTTCCTTTGATATTCCATCAATATGAATTGTAGTATTACCTTTTTCAACTGTAAATTGAATTCCTTCAACTTCAGGAACTAATACTGGATGAGAGAAACCTAATGCGATTTCTAATCCTTTTCCAGCTTCTTTAGCTCTGTATCCAACACCAACTAAGTTTAATGTTTTTCTGAATCCTTCAGTTACACCAACAAGCATGTTGTTGATGTTAGCTGATGCAGTTCCGTGCATAGCTCTTTCTGTTGGAGTGTCTCCAGCTCTTTCTACAGTTAATTCATTATTTTCAATTTTAACAGTTAAACCGTTAAAAATTTCTCTAGTTAAAGTTCCTTTAGGTCCTTTTACAGTTACTACATTTTCATTGATAGCAACCTCTACACCAGCAGGGATAACTAGGGTTTTATTACCTATTCTTGACATTTAAAATGCACCTCCTAGTTATTTCTTACCAAACGTAACAAAGTACTTCTCCACCAATATTAGTCTTTCTAGCAACTCTGTCTGTTACAAGTCCGTTAGACGTTGAAACAACAGCAATTCCTAATCCAGATAATACTCTTGGCATATCTTCAGCTGAAGAGTAAACTCTTCTTCCTGGCTTAGATATTCTTTTAATTCCTTTGATTACTTTTTCTTTTCCTACATACTTTAAATATACTCTGATGTTCTTCTTGTTTCCATCAGTGATTACTTTATAGTTAGAGATATACCCTTCTTCTTTTAATACAGCAGCTAAAGCTACCTTCATTTTTGAATGTGGAATATCTACTTTGTCGTGCATTACTGAGTTAGCATTTCTAACTCTTGTTAACATATCTGCAATTGGATCAGTTAAAAACATATCTACAAATCCTCCTTCCTAGTTTCTTATATGATGTTACGATCGAATGGATATTACCAAGATGATTTAGTTACACCTGGTATTAATCCTGCTCCAGCTAATTGTCTAAACTTAATTCTAGAGATTCCAAATTCTCTCATATATCCTCTAGGTCTTCCGTCTATTTGACATCTATTTCTTTTTCTTACTGGAGAGGCATTCTTAGGAAGCTTGTTTAATTCTGCAACAGCTTCTACGTCTCCAGCCTTAATTCTAGCTTTTAATTCTGCTCTTTTCTCAGCAAATTTATCTACTAGTTTAGCTCTTTTAACGTCTCTTGCGATCATTGACTTTTTAGCCATGTGCTTTTCCTCCTACTCCTACTTTTTAAAAGGCATACCAAATGCTTTTAGTAACGCTCTTCCTTGCTCATCAGATTTTGCTGATGAAACGATTGATATTGACATTCCGAATAACTTATCTACTTTATCGAATTCGATTTCAGGGAATACTAATTGATCTCTCATTCCAAGAGAATAGTTTCCTCTACCGTCGAATGCTTTTGCAGAAACTCCATCGAAGTCTCTTACTCTTGGTAAGATTACATTTACTAATCTATCCATGAAATCGTACATAGCTTCTCCTCTAAGAGTTACTTTTGTTCCGATTGCTTGACCTTCTCTTAATTTGAATCCAGCTTCAGACATTTTAGCTGTAATTACAACTGGCTTTTGACCAGAGATAGTTGCTAAGTCTGCTGCTGCAGCATCCATTAATTTAGAGTTTTGAGTCGCTTCTCCAACACCCATGTTTAAAACAATTTTGTTTAATTTTGGACATTCCATTATATTTGTTAATCCTAACTCTTTCATAAGAGCAGGAGCTAATTCATTTGTATACTTTGTATGACATCTAGAAACATATTTAGCCACTAGTTACCCTCCTTTCTTATAAAGTTTCTCCAGAAACTTTAGAGTATCTTACTTTTTTACCATCTACTACCTTAGATCCAATTCTAGTTGGCTTTCCAGTTTTTGCATCAAAGATCATTACCTTTGAAGAAAAAATTGGTGCTTCCATAGTTACAACTCCACCTTGTGGGTTTGCTTGGCTAGGTTTTAAATGCTTAGTAACAACATTGATTCCTTCAACTAAAACTTTACCTTTTTTAGTAAATACTTTAGTGATTTTTCCAGTTTTACCTTTATCCGATCCAGAGATTACCATTACTGTATCTCCAGTTCTAACGTGCATTTTTGTAGGCACGAATTTGATTTTAGGTTTAGCCATGA
This is a stretch of genomic DNA from Psychrilyobacter piezotolerans. It encodes these proteins:
- a CDS encoding DMT family transporter → MYYLIAFLVGGIIIFQMMMNSILSCKVGKLNGIFYNFFTGTLLMGIFFVFNITNFKEGLSKISDGQIWMFAGGILGILILSICNYAIPRMTAVYVTLFIMIGQLVTGNIMEYIIIGNISMKKILGCTLILTGVMYDMVMGKVKKSKAEQYN
- the rpmD gene encoding 50S ribosomal protein L30, whose translation is MAKLLVRLVKSPIGRKPRHIATLQSLGLKKIDDVVEHNDTADIKGKLHQIGYMLNVEEVK
- the rplF gene encoding 50S ribosomal protein L6, encoding MSRIGNKTLVIPAGVEVAINENVVTVKGPKGTLTREIFNGLTVKIENNELTVERAGDTPTERAMHGTASANINNMLVGVTEGFRKTLNLVGVGYRAKEAGKGLEIALGFSHPVLVPEVEGIQFTVEKGNTTIHIDGISKEVVGQVAAEIRANRKPEPYKGKGVKYSDEVVRRKEGKKA
- the rpsN gene encoding 30S ribosomal protein S14, translated to MAKKSMIARDVKRAKLVDKFAEKRAELKARIKAGDVEAVAELNKLPKNASPVRKRNRCQIDGRPRGYMREFGISRIKFRQLAGAGLIPGVTKSSW
- the secY gene encoding preprotein translocase subunit SecY; amino-acid sequence: MSLYDQFNAKLEAVMNTPELKKRIIYTLLMFLVARIGTLIPVPGVDLDRLASMVNNNSVLGFINMFSGGAFQRVSIFALGVMPYINASIVMSLLAVIIPKLDEIQKEGESGRSKMTQWTRYLTIVIGFIQAFGVTMWLQSMGLVMTPGFMFVLTTVITVTAGTVFLMWVGEQISIKGIGNGISLIIFLNVIARMPSGVIQTIQTMQGNKFLIPVLIAVGASALLTVAGIVIFQLAQRRIPIHYVGRGFQGKGNAANSSFLPVKLNSAGVMPVIFASVIMMIPSLLVNSLPSTMPYYALLNRMLGRNHPVYLILYAALVIFFSFFYTAMMFDPEKIADNLKQGGGTIPGIRPGNETVEYLEKVITRITWGGAVFLAAIAVLPAFIFTAAGLPVFFGGTGIIIVVGVALDTVQQINAHLVMKEYKGFI
- a CDS encoding DMT family transporter, which gives rise to MEGIMILGSGMLIAIMLGINGSLANLVGNNMSVFLIHFTGLIVICLGILLKGEKIKYSKELPFYFYFTGFLGVSVVACNVATFKNIGISNTIALGLTGQVFFSALIDHFGLFNREKNKIGLHKIIGFVFIFAGIYLVV
- the rplE gene encoding 50S ribosomal protein L5, which translates into the protein MAKYVSRCHTKYTNELAPALMKELGLTNIMECPKLNKIVLNMGVGEATQNSKLMDAAAADLATISGQKPVVITAKMSEAGFKLREGQAIGTKVTLRGEAMYDFMDRLVNVILPRVRDFDGVSAKAFDGRGNYSLGMRDQLVFPEIEFDKVDKLFGMSISIVSSAKSDEQGRALLKAFGMPFKK
- the rpsH gene encoding 30S ribosomal protein S8, which produces MFLTDPIADMLTRVRNANSVMHDKVDIPHSKMKVALAAVLKEEGYISNYKVITDGNKKNIRVYLKYVGKEKVIKGIKRISKPGRRVYSSAEDMPRVLSGLGIAVVSTSNGLVTDRVARKTNIGGEVLCYVW
- a CDS encoding Crp/Fnr family transcriptional regulator; the encoded protein is MKKIHDIEKLKLYIKKVNISHIFKPNAIDHLELHFFEQGESIYFAQDRCEYLHVLVSGKAKVFLLNDEGNFMLLDISKPYDFIGDVEFIQEKNIYHNVEAITECILIAIPIIKIHEITISDELYRLLSKDICDKLIKTSKKFSQVILYPIKNRLVTCLVEISDKDRINNFKTQEIADYLGVTARHIRRVIGELYAEKIIEKQGQSIYISNKKLLHKYIIKD
- the rplR gene encoding 50S ribosomal protein L18 encodes the protein MFKKVNRKALRRRKQLSIRNKISGTVERPRLNVFRSNNNIFAQLIDDVNGVTLVATSTISKDVKAEVKHGGNIEAAKLVGKKIAELAVAKGLETVVFDRSGYVYTGRVAALADAAREAGLKF
- the rpsE gene encoding 30S ribosomal protein S5, which produces MSKFKREEKEFKEKILKISRVSKTTKGGRSISFSVLAAIGDEKGRVGLGLGKANGVPDAIKKAIATAQKNMVTISLRGATIPHQQDGVFLSTKVWMKPASEGTGVIAGSSAREILELVGVTDILTKIRGSKNKINVARATIEGLKALRSAESVAKLRGKEVKEILN
- the rplX gene encoding 50S ribosomal protein L24 — translated: MAKPKIKFVPTKMHVRTGDTVMVISGSDKGKTGKITKVFTKKGKVLVEGINVVTKHLKPSQANPQGGVVTMEAPIFSSKVMIFDAKTGKPTRIGSKVVDGKKVRYSKVSGETL
- the rplO gene encoding 50S ribosomal protein L15, whose translation is MKLNELQPSVPRKDRKRVGRGMSSGTGKTSGKGHNGQKSRSGSGSSLRAGFEGGQMPLIRRVPKRGFSNFRFKKDFAIIDLDILNLFEAGTEVSPIMLVEAGLIKNVKSGIKLLGSGTLDKNVSVIVNKVSASAQAAVEANGGTVTVHAVKTFKDVAGNTDKHANKTK